Proteins found in one Tsukamurella paurometabola DSM 20162 genomic segment:
- a CDS encoding PadR family transcriptional regulator has translation MSVAAWQRATLPLLILGVLESAPRHGYGISAALVDVGLHPIKGAQLYPALVKLENEGAIVATWEQSESGPARKVYELTATGRTQLATLREDWRTFTTAAAQLGAAATTPSTRR, from the coding sequence TCGCCGCCTGGCAGCGAGCGACCCTCCCGCTGTTGATCCTCGGCGTCCTCGAGTCGGCGCCGCGGCACGGCTACGGGATCTCCGCGGCGCTCGTCGACGTCGGCCTGCACCCGATCAAGGGCGCGCAGCTGTATCCCGCCCTGGTGAAACTCGAGAATGAGGGTGCGATCGTCGCGACCTGGGAGCAGAGCGAATCCGGCCCCGCCCGCAAGGTCTACGAGCTGACCGCGACCGGTCGCACGCAGCTCGCGACCCTCCGGGAGGACTGGCGCACGTTCACCACGGCGGCGGCGCAGCTCGGTGCGGCGGCCACCACCCCGTCTACCCGTAGGTAG